In Thermococcus zilligii AN1, a genomic segment contains:
- a CDS encoding acetate--CoA ligase family protein codes for METPNLDSLFYPKSVAVVGASNVPGKIGNAIMRSITLYYEGKVYPVNVKGEEIEVNGKKFKAYRSIQEIPDEIDVAVIAVPAKFVPDTIDECGKKGVKAAVVISAGFKEAGRADLEEELVKRARKWGIRLVGPNCLGVTNLENGFDCNFNPPERQARPPFGKVAFMSQSGAFGAAILDWAAGHRIGMSKFISLGNMADLDESDFMAYLGNDPKTGVITAYLEGVKDGRKFFNTVREVTLKKPVVILKSGRTEAGAKAAASHTGSLAGSYRIYQAAFEQAGVLEAKSMRQLFNYAKALAMERPAKGDRVAIVTNGGGAGVMMSDGLLERGMKLAELSKETNERFRKDIEAGKLPEHMSYRNPIDIIGDAPSSRYEIAMRYALEDPNVDVLVVIALFQSPALDEGIVEATERMKAYGKPIVFVAPGGDYPHKMARNIEQKGIPVYETVEDGVDAVYALVKYGEWLKENGKI; via the coding sequence GTGGAGACCCCGAACCTGGACTCCCTGTTTTACCCCAAAAGCGTCGCGGTCGTTGGCGCCTCAAATGTGCCCGGAAAAATAGGGAACGCCATAATGCGCTCCATAACGCTCTACTACGAGGGAAAAGTCTACCCCGTCAACGTCAAGGGGGAAGAGATAGAGGTCAACGGGAAAAAGTTCAAGGCTTACAGGAGCATACAGGAGATACCGGATGAGATTGATGTTGCCGTCATAGCCGTTCCGGCTAAGTTCGTGCCGGACACCATAGACGAGTGCGGAAAGAAGGGCGTTAAAGCGGCAGTCGTCATCTCGGCCGGCTTCAAGGAGGCTGGGAGAGCTGACCTCGAGGAGGAGCTCGTAAAGAGGGCCAGGAAGTGGGGCATAAGGCTTGTCGGCCCGAACTGTTTGGGCGTAACTAACCTCGAGAACGGCTTTGACTGCAACTTTAACCCGCCTGAGAGGCAGGCGAGACCGCCCTTCGGAAAGGTGGCCTTCATGAGCCAGAGCGGTGCCTTTGGTGCGGCCATCCTCGACTGGGCCGCGGGCCACAGGATTGGAATGAGCAAGTTCATCAGCCTCGGCAACATGGCTGACTTAGATGAGAGCGACTTCATGGCCTACCTCGGCAACGACCCGAAGACCGGCGTTATCACTGCCTACCTCGAAGGTGTGAAGGACGGAAGGAAGTTCTTCAACACTGTCAGGGAGGTCACACTGAAGAAGCCCGTCGTAATACTCAAGAGCGGCAGAACTGAAGCGGGAGCAAAGGCGGCCGCAAGCCACACGGGTTCGCTCGCCGGTTCCTACAGGATATACCAGGCCGCTTTCGAGCAGGCCGGCGTTTTGGAGGCGAAAAGCATGCGCCAGCTCTTCAACTATGCCAAGGCTTTGGCCATGGAGAGGCCGGCAAAGGGCGACAGGGTAGCGATAGTCACCAACGGCGGCGGAGCTGGAGTCATGATGAGCGACGGCCTGCTTGAGCGCGGGATGAAGCTCGCCGAGCTGAGCAAAGAGACCAACGAGCGCTTTAGGAAGGACATCGAGGCAGGAAAGCTCCCGGAGCACATGAGCTACAGGAACCCGATAGACATCATTGGGGACGCTCCATCTAGCAGATATGAGATAGCCATGCGCTACGCCCTGGAGGATCCCAACGTCGACGTCCTGGTGGTCATAGCCCTCTTCCAGAGTCCCGCCCTGGACGAGGGCATAGTTGAGGCGACGGAGAGGATGAAGGCCTACGGCAAGCCGATAGTGTTTGTTGCCCCCGGTGGGGACTACCCACACAAGATGGCCAGAAACATCGAGCAGAAGGGCATTCCGGTCTACGAGACGGTCGAGGACGGTGTTGACGCCGTCTACGCCCTCGTTAAGTACGGAGAATGGCTGAAGGAAAACGGAAAAATTTAA
- a CDS encoding tetratricopeptide repeat protein has protein sequence MEKLEGILHLASRGLFDEALEEARKLEDPFDRVDALLEIAIKASGINGMAQQRALGEAVELLRKIKDQYSRAYLSSKVAYVYSLLGDYDTASEFFEVAIDEIARIKDIRGQVIGLCVLAHYLARSGFFEEALARFNEAFELAVSAGIDYRSKIDLLIEVASIMENTADVLDSKDAIEFYKTAYDIFDKLRVGQRAADVEKKLSLARTVYFFGTPEIRKALLEGRYHYAVSLLEKSTKDPQDLFIALLEVSAWIKTVGSPEYLDILGAAFKLFDRIGLSEKNVQRAAVILTTMGELERALEFAMKIVDPVKRDEALESIALKLAERKDFSEAFEVAAMVSDPKKKGVLVGKISELKKKLGEEF, from the coding sequence ATGGAGAAGCTTGAGGGCATACTTCATCTTGCATCGAGGGGTCTCTTTGATGAGGCACTTGAGGAAGCCAGGAAACTCGAAGATCCGTTTGATCGGGTGGATGCTCTCCTTGAAATAGCTATTAAAGCGAGTGGCATTAATGGTATGGCACAGCAACGGGCGCTTGGGGAGGCAGTTGAACTGTTGAGGAAGATAAAAGACCAATACTCCAGGGCATACCTCTCATCTAAGGTAGCCTATGTTTACTCTCTGCTGGGGGATTACGATACTGCAAGTGAGTTCTTTGAGGTTGCAATCGACGAAATAGCCCGGATAAAGGACATTCGTGGACAGGTCATAGGACTATGCGTTCTGGCCCATTATCTGGCCAGATCCGGCTTTTTTGAGGAGGCCCTGGCCCGGTTCAACGAGGCCTTTGAGCTGGCAGTTTCCGCCGGTATTGACTATCGGAGTAAAATAGACCTCCTGATAGAGGTGGCCAGCATCATGGAGAACACCGCCGACGTCCTTGACTCAAAGGATGCCATAGAGTTCTACAAAACGGCTTACGACATATTTGATAAACTCCGCGTTGGCCAGAGGGCTGCAGATGTTGAGAAAAAGCTAAGCCTGGCGAGAACAGTCTACTTCTTTGGAACCCCCGAGATAAGAAAGGCCCTTCTGGAGGGGCGTTATCACTACGCTGTTTCCCTGCTCGAAAAGTCAACTAAAGACCCTCAGGATCTCTTTATAGCCCTTTTAGAGGTTTCTGCCTGGATAAAAACGGTTGGTTCTCCCGAATACCTGGACATACTGGGAGCTGCGTTTAAGCTCTTTGACAGAATCGGTCTGTCCGAGAAGAATGTCCAGAGGGCGGCAGTAATACTAACGACCATGGGTGAGCTGGAGAGGGCCCTTGAGTTTGCCATGAAGATAGTCGACCCCGTGAAAAGGGACGAGGCCCTGGAATCAATCGCCTTGAAACTGGCCGAGAGAAAAGATTTCTCTGAGGCTTTTGAAGTGGCCGCCATGGTGTCCGATCCAAAGAAAAAGGGAGTTCTCGTCGGGAAGATCTCTGAGCTGAAGAAAAAGCTTGGGGAGGAGTTTTAG
- a CDS encoding dipeptidase, translating into MIFDAHSDIPTLIWEERGKGQAFVLERNYERFFGEYIRSRVASIWTPPEKRPLALKYALEALNRLRADVRESESFEIARDVPEMKEIINSGRVALWVGLEGGEPIKSLDILQVFYSLGLRVLTLTWNLRNRIGDGVFERTKGGLTNFGVEVVGKAEELGILVDLSHINEAGFWDTLEVTSFPVIASHSNARALCDHPRNLSDEQLKAIAERDGVVGVAAVPSFVDRNNPTLEKYVGHITYMVDLLGYEHVGLGFDFVYYLPVWSKKSVVGLRDESDIPNLLRKLEENFSRREVEGITFKNLERVFEKVVG; encoded by the coding sequence ATGATTTTTGATGCCCACTCGGATATCCCTACCCTTATATGGGAGGAAAGGGGTAAGGGGCAGGCTTTTGTCCTTGAACGGAACTACGAGAGATTCTTTGGTGAGTATATCCGGTCGAGGGTCGCTTCAATCTGGACACCACCCGAAAAAAGACCGCTGGCTCTGAAGTATGCTCTGGAGGCCCTTAACAGGCTTAGAGCAGACGTCCGTGAAAGCGAGAGTTTTGAAATAGCGAGGGATGTCCCGGAAATGAAGGAGATAATTAACTCCGGCAGGGTTGCTCTATGGGTTGGGCTTGAAGGAGGGGAGCCCATTAAGAGCCTGGACATCCTCCAGGTGTTCTACTCTCTCGGGCTGAGGGTTCTGACCCTCACTTGGAACCTCAGGAACAGGATAGGCGACGGCGTCTTTGAAAGAACCAAAGGGGGTTTGACTAACTTTGGGGTTGAGGTCGTTGGTAAAGCTGAGGAACTTGGAATTCTCGTAGACTTAAGCCACATAAACGAAGCTGGATTTTGGGACACTCTGGAGGTTACCTCTTTCCCTGTTATCGCTTCCCATTCCAACGCAAGGGCTCTCTGCGATCATCCCAGGAACTTAAGCGATGAGCAACTAAAGGCCATAGCGGAGAGGGACGGTGTCGTTGGGGTAGCAGCCGTACCCAGCTTTGTGGACCGGAATAATCCCACGCTGGAAAAATACGTGGGTCACATTACCTACATGGTTGATCTCCTGGGCTATGAACACGTTGGCCTTGGCTTCGATTTTGTCTATTACCTCCCGGTATGGAGCAAAAAAAGCGTTGTTGGACTGAGGGATGAAAGCGACATCCCCAACCTTCTCAGGAAACTCGAGGAGAACTTCAGCAGAAGAGAAGTAGAGGGGATAACCTTCAAAAACCTTGAGAGGGTCTTTGAAAAGGTCGTTGGCTGA